In the Cellvibrio sp. KY-GH-1 genome, CAGTTTGCTGCTGGTGTCGGCTTTGAGGGCGTTGATTTGTTGTTGGGCTTCGTTGATCGCGGCGATGAGTTGTTGCTGGATTTGTTGCTGGGTGGCGAGGTCTTGCGTGCGTTCGATGCGCTGCTGTTCCAGCTCCAGGTATTCCGCTTCCGAGGCCATTTTTTTTTGATAGAGGCTGTGCAATGCAGCAGCGCGCTTGGTGACCATCGGCAGGGTTTGTTCGAGTTTCTTGATGGTTTCCAGGTTGGCGATTTTTTCACTTTGCGCTTTGGTTAAGGCGCTGTGCAAGCTGCTGAGTTGTGCCTGGTATTGTTGCCATTGCTCCCAGGTTTTTTGCTGGTGCAATAATATTTCCGAGGCAGATAATGTGAGTTTTTCATCAATCACCAAGGCCAGCTCACTCGCGGCGACAGGTTTTTTGTGCTGGTTGTTTTTTTGATGATTTTTTTGAGGCTGTTGATTGTTGTGTTGTTGATCAGCAATTAACGCTTGTAAAGCTTCACTGCCCGCAAGGTTCAAACTGGCATTGTGCAGTTCCTGTTGCATACGTGCCTGATCCGCAGCAGTGATGGTGCGATCCAGTTCGATCAGTGGATCACCCTCTTTTACATACTGCCCTTCTTTTACATGAATGGCTTTAATCACGCCTTTATCCAGCGGCTGGATTTGTTTAACGCGGCTGCCGGGAATGATCTTGCCTTCCGCGCTGGCTACCACATCCACTTTGCCAAAGATGGCCCAGAGCAGCGTGAGGATAAATAAGGTAATGAGTGTCCAGGCGAGCCAGCGCACTAAGGGGTTGGGTGGGGTTTCCTGCAGCTCCAATGCGGCGGGCATAAACTCAGAGAGGCTTTGCTGTTTGGAGCCATCACCCAATTTTCCTCGCTCTTGCCAGGCTTCGCGCAGTAATTCAAAAAAATTAGTCATGGTTAAACTCCATCTCAATATTTTCCTTTTTTACCATCGGGCGTGCGGCTGCCTTGGCATCCTGATAGCCATGCAATTGCGCGTAGTAGCCTTGTTGTTGCAATAACTGATCATGCGAGCCCTGCTCTACAATGCGGCCTTTGTTCATCACAATAATGCGATTGCAAATGCGCACCGTACTTAAGCGGTGGGCGATGATAAACACGGTGCGGCCGTTACAAATGTGCGCCATGTTGTCCTGGATGATGCGTTCGGATTCGTAATCCAGCGCACTGGTGGCTTCATCGAAGATTAATATTTTGGGATTGGTTAATAACGCGCGGGCAATCGCGAGGCGCTGGCGTTGGCCGCCGGAGAGGTTGCTGCCCTGTTCGCCGACCATAGTGTCGTAAGCTTCGGGGAGATCCACAATAAATTCATGGGCGCCGGCGAGTTTGGCAACCGCCACAATCTGCTCCATGGGCGCGGCGGGATTAGTGAGCGCGATATTTTCACGCACGGTTTGGTTAAATAAAAAATTCTCTTGCAATACCACACCAATATTGCGTCGCAGCCAAGCGGTATCCACCATAGCAAGGTCTACTCCATCCACCAGCATTCGCCCCGACTCGGGCAAATACAGCCGCTGGATCAATTTGGTAAGCGTGCTTTTACCGGAACCGGAGCGACCGACAATACCAATAATTTCCCCAGGTTGAACCTGCAGATTAAATTGATCGAGAATCACCGGGCCGTCGTGGCGATAGCGGAAACGCACGTGTTCAAAATTCACTTGCCCGGCAATCGATGGCAGTGTGGAGCGATTGGGGTTGTAACCGGGTTCGCGCGGGGTATTTAAAATATCGCCCAGGCGCTCAATGGAAATACCCGCTTGCTGGAAGTCTTGCCAGAGTTGTACGAGTTTTAAAATAGGGCCGCTCACGCGACCGGCGAGCATGTTGAACGCAATCAATTCGCCAACGAAGCCGTAGAAAAACCCAATAACCACTGAATTTACTTACAGCTAATTGATTAATAATTAATTAGCCAACTTTGCCTAACTGTTCTTGGATTTTCAATTGCTCTTATTCATTAATTGCGTTGCGCTTTGAAAAAGCGAGTTGTTTGCCTATATTCGTTCTTATTTTCGCTTCGCGTTGGTCAAATCACCATAATTCGCGAGCTTTTCTATATTGTGGATCATACAAAACAACTGCCATTGCCCCTGAACTTTGGCTTTGCCACGTAGACTGAAGCGCTTTAGCCCTTTGTTTGTGCCGATATTAGCGAACACAGGCTCAACCGTGGACATGCGATGACTATAAACCATTTTGCCAAATTCGCTATCGACCCGAGACTTCATCCATTCGGTATATTTGTTTTTGGTTTCTTTATCAATAATAAAGGACACCTGCCGCCCATGCCCGGTTCGATCATTGGCTGAATCCGGGTTTTGCATGCACTGTTCCTTTAGCGGGCATACCCGACACTTACTGAGCCTTCCCTCAAAATACAACTTTTGATGTTTGCCATAACGATCCGTCCCTTCGCGCTTTAACCACATGGTTTCCCCTGCTGGGCAAATGCAGGTTTTTGTCGATGCATCAAAGTGGAATTCACTAGCCGGAATGACTTCTTTATAACGGGTTTTTATTTTCTTGATGGGCTTGCGCTTGCCATATTTCGCTTTCTGCTCAGCAAATTTTGGGTCGCGACTGCGAAAATTATTATCTGGAATATAAGCATTAATTTTATGGGTGTAGAGGTATTCCATATTGGCCTCATTAGCAAAGCCAGTGTCCGCTGTAACCAGTGTCTGCTTGCGATAGATATTGTGCGCAAATTTCAGTTTTTGGTAACGCACCTTAATACTTTCAATAACAGGCTGTAAGGTGTGGTGTTCCTGGCCCGCGCCAAAGGCTTGGGCATCAATAATGATCTGGTGCTTTTTATCAACCGCCGCAATACCGTTATAACCCTGAATGGTGCCTTTACTGGTCGTCATCTTGGCTGATTCATTATCGGTAATATTGCTTTTTACTTCAGTCGGCCGTTTCGCCTGCCCCATCCGTGGGGCTGCTGTCTTTAGGAATTTATCAATCTTATCGTGCGCTTTACTTAAGGTTTCGATTGTCTGGGCGGTGCGCCTTTGCTTTTCTGCATCAGCAGATTCGGTTTTATCGATACGGCGGTGCTCCCGCATATGGTGCCGAATCAACTTTTTTAATTTGGCGCGTTTCTGCTGCAATTCTTTAAATGTTCCCGACCATTCCTTGGAGGCGTTAGAGGACATTTTGCAACCATCAATCGCAAACAGCTCATTGCCCAATAATCCTTGCTCATGACAAACCAATAGGATTTGTTCGAACAGCGCTTCAATCGCTTGCGGATGGCTACTAATAAAACTGGCGATAGTGGTGAAATGAGGAACGGTATCGCAAGAAAGCGCTTTAAAAATAATATTGTTCGTACAACACCACTCAATTTCGCGGCTGGACGTAATACCTTTGGAGTAAGCGAACAACACAACACCGAGTAAAATGGCAGGGTTATACGCAGGCCTACCGCCATCTTTATTGTTGTAAGCGTAATCAAAGATAGAAAGATCGAGCTTTTCATGAATCAAATAATGAATAGCGTGCTCGAAGGTGCCGGGTTGCAACTGGTCGCGAAAATTAATCACCACCATCGCATTTTGATCATGATTGTAAGGAATAAACTTTGGCATAAGCGCACTCCTGAGGGGATGCGCCATTTTAACGAAAAACAATCGATTTTTGGGGTTTTTCTACAGCTTCAACGGTGAGTTCACCGGCGATTACCAAATGCGCTCCCCACCAGATAATCCCGAGTGTCATTAGCTTATTAATCAATCCGGCAATTTGATTGGCCACATTGCCGAGGTTCTGGCTACGAAAGGAGGCATTCACATAATGGGCGAGTTGATCTTCCCATTTGCGCTGCATCTGCGGCTCTACCGCCATGGCTTTTACGGTTTGTACACCGGTGACGGATTCGGTAAGGAATGCCGTATTCGCGGCACCGTATTTGAATTTGTCATTGAGGCGATGACGCAATATCGGCGTGATAAATACCGAGAGCAGGATGTAACAGGGGATGGTGGCGGCCACCACAAAAAATAAGGTGGTGCTGTAGTACCACATCACCAGCAGGAAGACGATGGTGAAACCCAGATCGAGAATTAAAGTAAGTGCACTACCGGTAATAAAATTGCGGATGGTATCCAGCTCATGCACGCGCGCGACATTTTGCCCCACTTGCCGCGACTCGAAATAGGCCATGGGCAAGGCCATTAAATGATTAAACAGGCGCGAGCCCAATTCCACATCCACCCGGCTGGTGGTATGGGACATCACATAACTGCGAATACCCCCGAGCAATGCTTCAAAAATCGCAATCGCTAAAAAACCAAAGGCGATGACATCGAGCGTACTGAAACCGCGATGCACCAACACTTTATCCATCACCACTTGAAATAGCAGTGGTGTAATCAGCGCAAAGAGCTGCAAAAAAAATGAGGCGATAATCACTTCGCCAAATAATTTCCGGTATTTGATTAACGAGGGAATAAACCAGCTGATATCGAATTTTTGTTGTAGGCTTTCGCGCAAACCCAGGCGGCGTGTTACATAAATAATTTCACCAGACCAGAGTGATGCAAACTCTTCTGCGGTGAGTGTTTTGGGCGTTTGCTCACGCAAATCCTGCACCAACACTTTAACCGGCTTGCCCTCCTCTTCAGCCACGCGCGCGAGGATGATGTAATCGCCATCGACCGTTTTAACAATTGCGGGCAAACTGGAACCGATTAATTTATCGAGTTTAAACGAAAATAATTTCGCTTTAAAAGTCAGCGCTTTGGCGGCGCGGAGGATTTCAGTATTGCTAAACGGTTGACCGGGAATTGCGAATTGGTGGGAGAGTTGTGAAGCATCAGCGGGGAGCTGGTGGAATCCTGCGAGTGCTACCAAGCACTGTAAACCTGTGTCCATGGTTTAGTCCAAATAAATTAGTTAATCTCATAAGCGCCGCGATTCTAATTACTATCGTTCCGGCATGCAAATCATCAAGATGATGCATGCGACATTTTGTTGCCCTTTACGAAAACCTAA is a window encoding:
- a CDS encoding HlyD family type I secretion periplasmic adaptor subunit; its protein translation is MTNFFELLREAWQERGKLGDGSKQQSLSEFMPAALELQETPPNPLVRWLAWTLITLFILTLLWAIFGKVDVVASAEGKIIPGSRVKQIQPLDKGVIKAIHVKEGQYVKEGDPLIELDRTITAADQARMQQELHNASLNLAGSEALQALIADQQHNNQQPQKNHQKNNQHKKPVAASELALVIDEKLTLSASEILLHQQKTWEQWQQYQAQLSSLHSALTKAQSEKIANLETIKKLEQTLPMVTKRAAALHSLYQKKMASEAEYLELEQQRIERTQDLATQQQIQQQLIAAINEAQQQINALKADTSSKLLAQIADSRNQLATITEELVKARDMNDKQILYAPVSGYVQQLAVNTIGGVVTEAQQLMIMVPEEENLEVQVMLGNQDIGFVQSDMPAEIKIHTFPFTKYGLIDATVTHISDDAILDEKLGLVYAMHLKMHKRTIRVEAKDVKLIPGMAVTAELKTTQRRVIEYFMSPLLKYKQESIRER
- a CDS encoding ATP-binding cassette domain-containing protein, with the protein product MVIGFFYGFVGELIAFNMLAGRVSGPILKLVQLWQDFQQAGISIERLGDILNTPREPGYNPNRSTLPSIAGQVNFEHVRFRYRHDGPVILDQFNLQVQPGEIIGIVGRSGSGKSTLTKLIQRLYLPESGRMLVDGVDLAMVDTAWLRRNIGVVLQENFLFNQTVRENIALTNPAAPMEQIVAVAKLAGAHEFIVDLPEAYDTMVGEQGSNLSGGQRQRLAIARALLTNPKILIFDEATSALDYESERIIQDNMAHICNGRTVFIIAHRLSTVRICNRIIVMNKGRIVEQGSHDQLLQQQGYYAQLHGYQDAKAAARPMVKKENIEMEFNHD
- a CDS encoding IS1182 family transposase translates to MPKFIPYNHDQNAMVVINFRDQLQPGTFEHAIHYLIHEKLDLSIFDYAYNNKDGGRPAYNPAILLGVVLFAYSKGITSSREIEWCCTNNIIFKALSCDTVPHFTTIASFISSHPQAIEALFEQILLVCHEQGLLGNELFAIDGCKMSSNASKEWSGTFKELQQKRAKLKKLIRHHMREHRRIDKTESADAEKQRRTAQTIETLSKAHDKIDKFLKTAAPRMGQAKRPTEVKSNITDNESAKMTTSKGTIQGYNGIAAVDKKHQIIIDAQAFGAGQEHHTLQPVIESIKVRYQKLKFAHNIYRKQTLVTADTGFANEANMEYLYTHKINAYIPDNNFRSRDPKFAEQKAKYGKRKPIKKIKTRYKEVIPASEFHFDASTKTCICPAGETMWLKREGTDRYGKHQKLYFEGRLSKCRVCPLKEQCMQNPDSANDRTGHGRQVSFIIDKETKNKYTEWMKSRVDSEFGKMVYSHRMSTVEPVFANIGTNKGLKRFSLRGKAKVQGQWQLFCMIHNIEKLANYGDLTNAKRK
- a CDS encoding ABC transporter transmembrane domain-containing protein, with the translated sequence MDTGLQCLVALAGFHQLPADASQLSHQFAIPGQPFSNTEILRAAKALTFKAKLFSFKLDKLIGSSLPAIVKTVDGDYIILARVAEEEGKPVKVLVQDLREQTPKTLTAEEFASLWSGEIIYVTRRLGLRESLQQKFDISWFIPSLIKYRKLFGEVIIASFFLQLFALITPLLFQVVMDKVLVHRGFSTLDVIAFGFLAIAIFEALLGGIRSYVMSHTTSRVDVELGSRLFNHLMALPMAYFESRQVGQNVARVHELDTIRNFITGSALTLILDLGFTIVFLLVMWYYSTTLFFVVAATIPCYILLSVFITPILRHRLNDKFKYGAANTAFLTESVTGVQTVKAMAVEPQMQRKWEDQLAHYVNASFRSQNLGNVANQIAGLINKLMTLGIIWWGAHLVIAGELTVEAVEKPQKSIVFR